Below is a genomic region from Brassica oleracea var. oleracea cultivar TO1000 chromosome C9, BOL, whole genome shotgun sequence.
TGTTATTACTACTACACATAAATTCTTTTTCAAAAATATACTTAGAAAATATTTACAGAAGATTTAACTAGTGGTTACAATGATTATGACTTGTCAACGTTTCTGTAACATCTCTATTTATCTATATAAAATCCAAGATTACAAAATAATAATACAACACTGTTATAATTAGAAGATTAAAAACTGAATAGTTTATTATTAATCATAAAAATGGTTCCTTTATATAAGGATTACAAGTCATAGAAAAAGGAAAGTATCCAAAAACATAAACCAACTAGGATTAGGAAAACTACTAATACATAATAATGAAAAGATAACAATTACAAGGAAAAAGAAATAGAGTTTCCTTTTTTCCAAAGCATAAGCCGCCTCTCTCTCTTTCCTAAGGTCACGGCCGTCTCTCTCTCTCTCTCTAGGGTTGGGCCGTCTCTCTCTCTAAATGTATGGACCGGTTATGGACCGGTTATGGACATCCATCAATTGATTTATAAAACTTCCCCTTGGATGCCATAACCATTTAGGGATTATAATACGCTTAATGTTGCCTCGTTAAAACCTTATCATGAAAAACCCAGTGGGACAAAAACATGATGAAGGAAAAAAAGTACAACACGTACTACCCCCCATCATGACGTGATCAATGATCATTGCTGCAATGAGTTTCTCAATCTCATCAAACTATGGCTCTGCGGCCAAAATACACTCATGGACCTCATACATGGCTATCGATTCTTCTTGCCTTCGGCAATGCCACATACATTAGATATTCCAGTCCTATATTTATATCTTGATGGCGTCCCATGACCTTTCTTGTCGTGGATCATACCACGCACTTGAATATATATTAGGTCATGGACCTCGACCACACGTGCTTATGGACTGCCATATGATAGCTGATCTTTATTTTCCACTAGCCATAATACAATCTGGTCGGTCCATGTTGATATATCAACTTCAACTATAAATTCTCTTGGCTAGTGTTGCAGCGATGGTCTGAGATTTAATAGATAATCCGTATCAACTAATTAACCTCTCTTTAGGCTGGTTTAGTATAAAGTAAACACAAGGAATTCAAATTTCTTTTATAAGTATATATGGACTGAATTAGATTGTTCTTATATAACTCATTTCTATGATCTTTTATGATTGCATGAGTACTCTTTCGTGGGTTCATGATCCTCGTTCATCTCTTTATGTTCAAGTGCTATAAGTTTATGTATCTTTATACAAATGTGTGTGTGTCGACACTTTCATGTGGTTCCATTAGGTTCCATACATGATCTATAGATTTGAGATTTCATTATCCAGGATCTTTGTTACCTAGTAGCTTGGCGTCCCAAACTACATGGTTTGCCCAAACTACATGGTTTGGTACCTTAGATATTTAGCTGCGCAGCCTTTTCTCAATGTCTGGTCTGGTTTCCTTATGACATCGGATTTGTATTCTATGCACCATTCTCTTTTTCTTTCCGAGGTTCCTTATCTTATGGAACACTTTGGTCTATCTTGTATAGACTCTGTAGCAACTTGACTGTGTCTTTTTCTAGGACATCAGATTTCGTTTGGTGCTAAGCTGGTTATGACTTAGTCATTCTTTTCTTTTCTTTTCGGGTCAGTGTCTGGCATCTCGATTAGCTAGCTATGTATAATCTTTTCTTTCTTTGGAAGTCTATAAGTCTAATCCAATCTTTGCCAAGACAATGATGGTTGATACCATTCTGTTTCTTATCATTCTTTACTCTTTACCAGCTTATAGCTTTCTCCTTTTAATGTTGGATAGTCGGATTCATTGATCATGCAATCCGTGTACCTGGCCACTTTCTGATCACCCATATTTGGCTCAAGGTCTCTTAGAAGTCGTGGGAGAAAGACATATTCTTATCCAACATATATTCCCAATCCTCTTCTGAGGTTCCATCTTAGACGGCACATATGTTTGTGGTGGTTTATTCAAAGTCTCTTAAGATGGTGTATGTCTGGTTTATGACCCGTATTCAATCTGAGATGGAAATATCTATGCTCACTTATATGGCCTGATATATTTTTACTTTATATACATGTAAATCCATGATGTCCCTAAGCATTAGGATGGATGTCCGATCCTTATAGGTAATGGACTGCACGACCAAGCCGNNNNNNNNNNNNNNNNNNNNNNNNNNNNNNNNNNNNNNNNNNNNNNNNNNNNNNNNNNNNNNNNNNNNNNNNNNNNNNNNNNNNNNNNNNNNNNNNNNNNNNNNNNNNNNNNNNATCACGGGTTTATCCTCTCTCCCCCTCATGAACATACTATAATTTTGTGATGCTTAGGACAATAAAGCCTAATGAGTTGCCCTTTGTGTACATGTTTCACAACGCGAGATCTTATGGGATAACTCTTTGTGCCTTCTCAATATCAATCTTTGCATCAAGTTTAGACTAGGATGGCTAATCCGGTCTTGCCATAAAGTGTATAATTTTCGTGGGATATATCAGTATGGTCACCACGGCTCTTGCCTCTTATCATACTGATCTGTAGCATAGTTTTGATCAGTAGATTACATAGGTATAGTCTTGACCACTTTCTTAAAGGGTCTTAGGCGTTTTCTTTCTTTCTTAAATTTGAAGGAACTTGTTTCCTTTTGCCCATTGTTTCTATTTGGAAACCATATTAACTCAGTGGGTCATATATTCTTGGGTGTATATAATGCCCTTTAGGCAATGCCTTAGGCATATATTTCTTACTAGGCTACTACACCGTACCATAATGCCTTTTAGGCGATTTCTATATCAATCATTCACATTATCAAGTAAGATCAGGAAAGATATAATAGTAATGAACTCAAATCAATTCTATAATTATATATAAAATCGTGAATGACAATTAGGTTTAAAGCAAAACACAAATCAAAGACTTAAAACACAATTAGCATGTCGAGATCTTTCTTTAGTCAATAGACATGCCGGCCACACCATCAGTTACATTGGACACGGCTGCCTTGGATTCATCCTGATCCATATCAGTCTTATTTGCTTCAGGATATCTCATCTCACTATTTCTTTTTAGCAACTGATTACTCTGCTCAGTTAGGCATGGGNNNNNNNNNNNNNNNNNNNNNNNNNNNNNNNNNNNNNNNNNNNNNNNNNNNNNNNNNNNNNNNNNNNNNNNNNNNNNNNNNNNNNNNNNNNNNNNNNNNNNNNNNNNNNNNNNNNNNNNNNNNNNNNNNNNNNNNNNNNNNNNNNNNNNNNNNNNNNNNNNNNNNNNNNNNNNNNNNNNNNNNNNNNNNNNNNNNNNNNNNNNNNNNNNNNNNNNNNNNNNNNNNNNNNNNNNNNNNNNNNNNNNNNNNNNNNNNNNNNNNNNNNNNNNNNNNNNNNNNNNNNNNNNNNNNNNNNNNNNNNNNNNNNNNNNNNNNNNNNNNNNNNNNNNNNNNNNNNNNNNNNNNNNNNNNNNNNNNNNNNNNNNNNNNNNNNNNNNNNNNNNNNNNNNNNNNNNNNNNNNNNNNNNNNNNNNNNNNNNNNNNNNNNNNNNNNNNNNNNNNNNNNNNNNNNNNNNNNNNNNNNNNNNNNNNNNNNNNNNNNNNNNNNNNNNNNNNNNNNNNNNNNNNNNNNNNNNNNNNNNNNNNNNNNNNNNNNNNNNNNNNNNNNNNNNNNNNNNNNNNNNNNNNNNNNNNNNNNNNNNNNNNNNNNNNNNNNNNNNNNNNNNNNNNNNNNNNNNNNNNNNNNNNNNNNNNNNNNNNNNNNNNNNNNNNNNNNNNNNNNNNNNNNNNNNNNNNNNNNNNNNNNNNNNNNNNNNNNNNNNNNNNNNNNNNNNNNNNNNNNNNNNNNNNNNNNNNNNNNNNNNNNNNNNNNNNNNNNNNNNNNNNNNNNNNNNNNNNNNNNNNNNNNNNNNNNNNNNNNNNNNNNNNNNNNNNNNNNNNNNNNNNNNNNNNNNNNNNNNNNNNNNNNNNNNNNNNNNNNNNNNNNNNNNNNNNNNNNNNNNNNNNNNNNNNNNNNNNNNNNNNNNNNNNNNNNNNNNNNNNNNNNNNNNNNNNNNNNNNNNNNNNNNNNNNNNNNNNNNNNNNNNNNNNNNNNNNNNNNNNNNNNNNNNNNNNNNNNNNNNNNNNNNNNNNNNNNNNNNNNNNNNNNNNNNNNNNNNNNNNNNNNNNNNNNNNNNNNNNNNNNNNNNNNNNNNNNNNNNNNNNNNNNNNNNNNNNNNNNNNNNNNNNNNNNNNNNNNNNNNNNNNNNNNNNNNNNNNNNNNNNNNNNNNNNNNNNNNNNNNNNNNNNNNNNNNNNNNNNNNNNNNNNNNNNNNNNNNNNNNNNNNNNNNNNNNNNNNNNNNNNNNNNNNNNNNNNNNNNNNNNNNNNNNNNNNNNNNNNNNNNNNNNNNNNNNNNNNNNNNNNNNNNNNNNNNNNNNNNNNNNNNNNNNNNNNNNNNNNNNNNNNNNNNNNNNNNNNNNNNNNNNNNNNNNNNNNNNNNNNNNNNNNNNNNNNNNNNNNGGATTTCCATAATAATGGATTAGGGTTTTAGGGTTTGATCATTATGTTCTTAGATTAATCGGTATACCTTTGTTTGTAGGGTTGAAACCAGACCACCAAAGAGAACAGATGAACCTCGAACTGGACGCGAGCAGGAACGGGACGCATCTGCTTCCTATCGGGTTCGCGAGCTGCTTCCTATCGGGTTTGCAAGCTGCTGGTCGGGATTGCGAGCTGGAGATGTCCGAGATGCAAGCTGAGGACGGATGGGATCGTCTTAAGCTGAAATCGGATGAGGCTGAGACGGTAATGCTTGCTGGAACGGACGGTATGCGATCGGGTTAGGGTTTAGGTGCGATCGTCGACAAGGTTAGGTTTTAGGTGGTTGGCGATTTAGGCTCAGGGAGTTTAGAGAACGTTAGTGCTGATAACGTGTTATAATTAGAAGATTGAAGACTGAATAGTTCTGTGTATTATTAATCATAACATGAGTTCCTTTATATAAGGATTACAAGTCATAGAAAAAGGAAAGTATCCAAAAACCTAAACCAACTAGGATTAGGAAAACTACTAATACATAATAATGGAAAGATAATAATTACAACGAAAAAGAAATAGAGTTTCCTTTTTTCCAAAGCATAAGCCGCCTCTCTCTCTCTCTCATAAGGTTACGGCCGCCTCTTTCTCTCTCTAGGGTTGTGCCGTCTCTCTCTCTAAGTGTATGGGCCGGTTATGGACCGGACAGGTTATGGACCGGGCCGGTTATGGACATCCATCAATTGATTTATAACAAAAACATCACTAATTAAATTTTTGAGATACCAAAAAATATTTGACGATACTTTTTCCCGGAAAACCTTGCTCGCTAACAAAATGTCAACTTTGTATCCAAATAACCAAATATTTCCGGTATATATATGCTAATTTTCATCATCTATTTTATATTGGTGTAGCATCATTTTGCATGTTTTCAGTCTGGGGGAAAATGAAAAAGAAAACAAAAATAAACAATTTAAAATGTTGAATTTGGAAAACTACCCATCAGAGTGCACAAGTGTACATCTAAAAATTACATGTATTACCATCCAAGGCCAAAGCTCAAAGCCCTATATAAAGAGATTCTTCCTGCCCATTCTCAAAACAGTCTTCTTCAACCGTAAAACAAACACAGAGAGACCAAAATATCCAAACCCGACTTGTTGAAACTCGATTCAAACAAACCCATTTTCATTCTTAGAACAAGCATGAAGAGAGTCAGAGGTTTCAAAATTGGACATAGATCTGTCAAGATATTCAAATGGATCCGATCAAGAAGAATTCGAACAATGAAACGTCAGTACCGGTCACGAATTACAAACCCGATCGCCGGAATACGGTCATTAGCACGGTGTCTAAGCCATGGAGCCAAGAGACTGTGCGGTGGCAAGAATGATTTGGGTCAGGGTCAGATCCGACTGGGTAAGGATCCAAAAACGGCTGTTCCGAAGGGACACTTGGTGGTTCACTTCGGCGAATCAGACGGCGACACGCGGCGCGTTGTAGTGCCGGTGATCTATTTCAATCACCCATTGTTCGGAGAATTGTTGGAGCAAGCGGAGCGGGTTCATGGGTTCGATCAACCTGGTCGGATCACGATTCCTTGTCGGGTTTCTGATTTTGAGAAAGTTCAGACGAGGATCGCCGCATGGGATCATTGCCGCAGGAAGAGAACTTACAAGATTCTCTAGTTTGTCACATTTCTAGTTTTTTTTTAAATAGTCAAAAATCAGAAAAAGAGAATAAAGAAAATACAGGAAATTTGTTAATATTTTTAGTTTCTTCTTCTTCTTGTATTATACATTTATACACGGCATGCCGATACATAATTGAAAGATTGTGTTTATTTTTATGCATTTCTTTTATCAAAAGAGAACATAGTTAATAAGTTTTATATATATTAGAAGATTTATCTGTGATTTTCAATTTTATGGTAGCATAGGAAGAGTTTGATTGTTATTCTGTATTGGCATTGCAGTGGTACGAATACATCTTGTGTATAGCTTGTTACTATTAACTGTACTAAATGCAATCTAAATGGACTAAAATCTTGATTGGTTATTCTGTATTGCAGTGGTATGAATGCAACTTTTTAGTTCTTAATAGGTTTAGTTTTTTGTTGAATCTTAGAGATGAATTTTTTTATTAAGTGGTTATTTCATTGGTTGGAAATGTTTTGGCTGATGTGGCATGCTTTATAGGGTTTAAAATTAACCCCCTTTTATATCAAGGAGATTGTCAAGTCCTTATAGTTGTGTAAATTGCAATAATTTTTCCTATAATTATATCATCGTTCTTCTGTTCATATCGTCACAAAAGCCTCAGTTAGCAATCAAAAACTTGTTATATTAACTGAACTAACTCGGTTTCTTATTACAGTTACTTGTCATATATAATGGTGAACAAACAACGGTACGAAGCTTCAGTAGCTCAGTTGGTTAGAGCGTGTGGCTGTTAACCACAAGGTCGGAGGTTCAACACCTCCCGGGAGCGTTCTTTTAGTGTTTACTAACTTTTCTTCTGAACGGGTTTTACGACAACACTATCGACATAGCTGCTTGTTACACAAAAGCTAGGAGCACTACGAGTCTACCGGAGGATTTGAAAGTTGCTGGGAAATGCACATTGAGATTGACTCTAGTTTCAAAAAGGGATACAGTAGGAAAGGAGCGATTCAGTTTTTTTTTTCATCAAGGAATACGAAAAAGCCATGGATACATTGACATATCAAGAACGTCTGAAGCATGATCCTAAGAACCAGGAGTTGTTTGATGATGTTAGAAATTTCTGCATCTCGTTTATTATTAAAGCTATGTAATCCGAGTCAGTGTGAAGCATATAGACAAAGCGAACCAGGGTGATCTGGCGCCAGTAGAATTGAAGGATAGACGAGCAAAGGCAATGCAAGATCTAGATATTGGGGGTGATTGGTTGGGTTGTAGGAGCTGACTTTAGCTTTAATATTAATCTACAGCCTTTAAATCACCGATCATGCTTTATCTTGTTCTTTAAAACTACAACCAAAAATTAAAAAAATGGCTGTAAAAGCCTTATTTTCTAAATCCCTATCTTTTGTTGGGGAAAGTCACACGGCGCAGCGAAAATACTAATGGTCGTGTTCCCATGATCTTGTGCGAACCTGTGAGGAAAATACTTCGATGATGGCAAGATATCAAAGTTGCGATAACTAAATGAGACACACAATTTTTACGTGGAAAACCTCCTCGATGTGAGAAGGAAAAACCACGGGACCGTAGTCCACTCAAAAATCCACTATATAAATGGTATGAGTACAACCACGTCCTCCCTGTTCAACAGCCTGAACAGAACAGAGAGTCTAGCTACAAAGAGCTATCTCCAACACAAACAACAAAAACAAGAGAGCAACACAAAGCTTCAAAACCGGCAGCAACCAAACGACCTCAGCTCACAAAGATTCCGGCTTCCAGAAACTAATCCAACCGTACAAATCCAAGATAAACAAGTCGACAATACCTCTGCCAAATTTCAGCTCAATAAGAGAAGATCTCACCGTTGGATTTACCAAACACCCAAGACTGCTCTGCTGAAAAACTATGGCGATCAGCTTCAAGAAAACCCAGACAACAGAAAATCCAACCGTTGAAATCCAAATCCCTTCGGTGAACCTCTCACCCACTGACTGAAGAAGCTTCCCCCAAAATATCAGCCCGATCAGGATCCTTTTGACCTTCCAAATCCAGTCTTGAAACCACCTTACGAGTTTTCTCCTTCTCTCCCTTTTTCTCCTTTCTCTCTCTTTTGTTTCTTTTTGTCAAAACTCTATTATTGTGTCAAGTGCCAAAGGGGAGCATTAATTATTTCTTAAGTTCACCCCAATTGGTCCTCTCCATCTAGGAGGGACCCAACAAACTCCCCCTCCAACTAGATGGAAGAGACAGCCATTCCGGCTATCTCTCGGCATACCTCAAGCTTCCCCCTCGGTAATGACTTCGTCATCATATCAGCTCCATTATCATCCGTATGAACTTTCTCAAGTTCCACTTCCTTAGAAGCAACCACATCACGTATCCAATGATACCTCCTCTGAATGTGTTTTGACTTCGAATGAAATGTAGAATTCTTCCCGAGACAAATAGCGCTTTGACTATCACAAAGCAACACATACTTTTCTTGCTTGAAACCGATCTCTTCACAGAAGTTCTTCATCCACAACAACTCTTTACAAGCTTCAGTTGCGGCAATGAACTCTGCCTCAGTGGTAGATAGTGCAACACACTTTTGCAACCTTGACTGCCATGCCACAGCTCCACCCGCAAATGTTACCAAGTAACCCGAAGTAGACTTGCTAGAATCAGCATCTCCAGACATGTCAGAATCAGTGAAACTGACCAGCAAAGGCTTCTTACCTCCGAATGTAATCTTCAAATTAGAAGTCCCTCTGAGATATCTCAAAATCCACTTCACAACATTTCAATGTTCTCTTCCCGGATTTGAGAGAAACCTGCTGACAACTCCAACGGCGTAGGCTAAATCCGGTCTTGTACATACCATGGCATACATCAAACTACACACTGCAGAAGCATACGGGACCTTCACCATATCTTCCTTCTCCGCATATGTCTTCGGACTTTGTTGACTACTCAGTCTTAAGTGTGGAGCAAGATGAGTACTCAACACTTTAGACTTGTCCATGTGAAACCGCTTAAGTACTTTTTCAATGTACTTCTCCTGAGATAAGTGAATCAGCTTCTCACCTCTATCCCGAATAATTCTCATACCAAGAATCTGTTTCGCTGGACCCATATCTTTCATGGCAAATGACTCACTGAGATGCTCTTTCAGCTCCTTAATTCTGTCCATGTTCCTGCCCACAATCAACATATCATCGACATACAGCAACAAGATGATAAAATCATCCTCACCGAACACCTTCACAAATACACAATGGTCTGAATCAGTCTATGCATAACCATGCTCCCCCATAACAGACTTGAACTTCATGTACCACTGCATTGGTGCTTGCTTCAATCCATAAAGGCTTTTCTTCAAGCGGCAAACCAAATTTTCTTTGCCCTTTTGCACATAGCCTTCCGGTTGTTCCATGTAGATCTCTTC
It encodes:
- the LOC106317024 gene encoding auxin-responsive protein SAUR36: MKRVRGFKIGHRSVKIFKWIRSRRIRTMKRQYRSRITNPIAGIRSLARCLSHGAKRLCGGKNDLGQGQIRLGKDPKTAVPKGHLVVHFGESDGDTRRVVVPVIYFNHPLFGELLEQAERVHGFDQPGRITIPCRVSDFEKVQTRIAAWDHCRRKRTYKIL